In one Nitrospirota bacterium genomic region, the following are encoded:
- a CDS encoding FAD-dependent monooxygenase has protein sequence MGYREISLKLPTDYNEDELRKGIGKELGIQEFSWQIENKSLDARKKENIHWLVRVSVLSVEVEGDVPLQSQSLDIPYRKRREKAVVVGSGPAGFFSAFILQKAGFHTTIIERGTDVHKRAEGIREFEKTGVFNPVSNYAFGEGGAGTFSDGKLTSRSKHISKERQFILSSYIQAGAPEEIGYMAHPHLGSDNLRKIVRNLRDAFSNIGGSVLFETMLEDLKIADGKVIEAITTSGGIEADYFIIAPGHSAYETYRMLIRRGVQFRTKNFAIGSRVEHPQEIINKAQWGRERLPGVKAAEYRLTSQGDGNLPVYTFCMCPGGTVVPAAAYQDTNIVNGMSLYMRDGKFANAACVAGVHPDKLIGRETLPGEALDWLEALEQSFYQYSDGFKAPFCSIQNFINRKEPAEIVESSYPLELKPAALWNLLPAEVSSSIREGLKDFSRKIKGFETGSIMGVESKTSSPIQVLREKDSRCTGFKNLYIAGEGSGCAGGIISSGADGIKAAINIIENNA, from the coding sequence ATGGGATACAGAGAAATTTCATTAAAGCTGCCCACTGATTACAATGAGGACGAGCTGAGAAAAGGCATCGGGAAAGAACTGGGGATACAAGAATTCTCCTGGCAGATAGAAAATAAAAGCCTTGATGCGAGAAAAAAAGAGAACATCCACTGGCTGGTCAGGGTCTCAGTTTTATCAGTTGAAGTTGAGGGCGATGTTCCCCTTCAATCCCAATCTTTAGATATTCCGTATCGGAAAAGAAGAGAGAAGGCGGTTGTTGTCGGAAGCGGTCCGGCAGGATTCTTCTCAGCGTTTATTCTTCAGAAGGCAGGATTCCATACAACGATAATCGAACGTGGCACAGATGTTCATAAAAGGGCCGAAGGAATCAGGGAATTTGAAAAGACCGGTGTTTTTAATCCTGTCAGCAATTACGCCTTTGGTGAGGGCGGCGCAGGGACCTTTTCCGATGGAAAGCTCACTTCAAGGTCCAAGCATATATCAAAAGAAAGACAGTTTATATTGTCCAGTTATATTCAGGCGGGCGCGCCGGAAGAAATAGGATATATGGCACATCCTCATCTCGGGAGTGATAATCTCAGGAAGATTGTTAGAAATCTCAGAGACGCATTCAGCAATATAGGCGGAAGCGTGTTATTTGAAACCATGCTGGAAGACTTGAAAATTGCAGACGGGAAAGTCATTGAAGCAATCACTACATCAGGCGGAATCGAGGCGGATTATTTTATTATTGCCCCGGGGCATTCCGCCTATGAGACCTACCGGATGTTGATCAGGAGAGGCGTTCAGTTCCGTACAAAGAATTTTGCCATAGGCAGCAGAGTGGAGCACCCCCAGGAAATTATAAACAAGGCGCAATGGGGCAGGGAAAGGCTTCCCGGAGTAAAGGCTGCTGAATACCGTCTTACATCACAGGGAGACGGCAATCTTCCGGTGTATACCTTTTGCATGTGTCCCGGCGGAACTGTTGTTCCTGCGGCTGCATATCAGGATACAAATATCGTAAACGGAATGAGCCTGTATATGAGGGATGGGAAGTTCGCAAACGCGGCTTGTGTAGCCGGGGTTCATCCTGACAAACTCATCGGCAGGGAGACATTGCCGGGGGAAGCCCTTGACTGGTTGGAAGCCCTTGAACAGAGTTTTTACCAATATTCAGATGGCTTTAAGGCCCCGTTTTGCAGTATACAGAATTTTATAAACAGGAAAGAACCGGCAGAAATTGTTGAATCAAGTTATCCCCTTGAATTGAAACCAGCGGCTTTATGGAATCTGCTCCCTGCTGAAGTAAGCAGTTCTATCAGGGAAGGGCTCAAGGATTTCAGCAGAAAAATAAAGGGATTTGAAACAGGCAGCATAATGGGGGTTGAGAGCAAGACTTCATCACCCATTCAGGTACTGCGGGAAAAGGACAGCCGCTGCACCGGATTTAAAAATCTTTATATAGCCGGAGAAGGGAGCGGTTGCGCAGGGGGTATAATATCCAGCGGTGCTGACGGCATTAAGGCCGCTATAAATATTATAGAGAACAACGCATGA
- a CDS encoding type II toxin-antitoxin system RelE/ParE family toxin, with protein sequence MAGKTPVSFAESAVSDLEGIQAYYDSEGTAATGRRLIEELVSAIERLVDHPKSGRVVPEFNIEYLREVIKPPFRIVYRCDKKKVRIVRIWRSERILKLP encoded by the coding sequence ATGGCAGGAAAGACACCAGTTTCATTTGCGGAATCTGCTGTTTCTGATTTGGAGGGTATTCAGGCATATTACGACAGCGAAGGCACAGCAGCGACAGGAAGGCGTTTGATAGAAGAATTAGTCTCAGCTATTGAGCGGCTTGTGGATCATCCCAAAAGCGGGCGCGTAGTGCCTGAATTTAATATTGAATATCTGCGCGAAGTCATTAAGCCTCCATTCCGTATTGTGTATAGGTGCGATAAAAAAAAGGTGCGGATTGTACGCATATGGCGAAGTGAAAGGATTCTGAAACTCCCATGA
- a CDS encoding type II toxin-antitoxin system Phd/YefM family antitoxin, with amino-acid sequence MGIKFSEDIVPLSDLKVNPGKVVSHVAETHRPILLTSRGRGIAVVQALKDYEEESEQRLFMRGVVKGLMDLEEGREASLKDVKKKLGMK; translated from the coding sequence ATGGGCATCAAGTTTTCTGAAGATATTGTCCCTCTCAGTGATTTGAAGGTAAATCCCGGCAAGGTCGTCTCTCATGTAGCTGAAACTCACCGCCCGATACTGCTGACAAGCAGGGGGCGCGGCATTGCGGTTGTGCAGGCGCTCAAAGACTATGAGGAAGAGAGCGAACAGCGTCTTTTTATGCGGGGCGTTGTAAAGGGATTGATGGATCTGGAAGAGGGGCGGGAAGCATCCCTTAAAGACGTGAAGAAAAAGCTTGGGATGAAATAA
- the gyrB gene encoding DNA topoisomerase (ATP-hydrolyzing) subunit B: MEEKEQINNEVESYGAEDIKILKGLSAVRKRPAMYIGSTGPEGLHHLAYEVVDNSVDESLAGFCKDIEVILHHDGSCTVIDDGRGIPTDQHPGDPEGRTAAEIALTELHAGGKFESKAYKISGGLHGVGVSVVNALSEWLDVEIKQNGKVFQQHFDRGVPAGALAVVGKTKGRGTKITFKPDGEIFETTEFSYDVLSQRLREMAFLNSGLKISIQDESTDKKQEFLYKGGIVSFVEHLNKNKAPLHPKPVYISGEKDGITAEIALQYNDGYAESIFTFANNINTKEGGTHLIGFKSALTRTANSYSASSGLLKNGKEGLSGDDIREGLTAVISVKLPNPQFEGQTKMKLGNSEVKGIVESIVNDTLGAYFEENPSVAKKIIEKAVQAARAREAARKARELARRKGILDDTGLPGKLADCSEKDPALSEIFIVEGDSAGGSAKQGRDRRAQAILPLRGKILNVEKARFDKMIASEEIKILITALGTSIDTEFDISKIRYHKVILMTDADVDGAHIRTLLLTFFYRQMPQVIENGYLYIAQPPLFKVKKGRTEKYVQNEAEMQNMLFELAADDLAIPIKGQTVKGKALIPHLKRLSKFERLMEWFSRRRKDADVLKIILNAGINKELLKNQNALEKLIKAIEKALPDISIGEINSDEEHQAYSVEIKRQNKKVLIDMNFLMSPEFKELENSYSIVKDLGELPYKAETKEGIKELGSSSELQDYVLIVAKKGLTIQRYKGLGEMNPTQLWETTMDAEKRTLLQVKIEDTVQSDEIFTILMGDQVEPRKDFITKHALEARNIDI, translated from the coding sequence ATGGAAGAAAAAGAACAGATAAATAATGAGGTTGAATCCTACGGCGCTGAGGACATCAAGATACTAAAAGGGCTGAGCGCTGTAAGAAAAAGGCCTGCGATGTACATAGGCTCAACAGGGCCCGAGGGGCTGCATCATCTTGCATACGAGGTTGTGGACAACAGCGTTGACGAATCCCTTGCGGGTTTTTGTAAAGACATAGAGGTAATACTCCACCACGACGGAAGCTGTACTGTAATAGATGACGGAAGGGGCATACCCACAGACCAGCACCCCGGAGATCCTGAAGGAAGGACGGCAGCTGAGATAGCGCTTACAGAACTTCATGCCGGAGGAAAGTTTGAATCAAAGGCTTACAAGATATCAGGAGGGCTCCACGGCGTCGGGGTCTCTGTTGTAAACGCCCTGTCCGAATGGCTTGACGTTGAGATAAAGCAGAACGGAAAGGTGTTTCAGCAGCACTTTGACAGAGGCGTGCCGGCAGGAGCGCTCGCTGTTGTCGGAAAGACAAAAGGCAGGGGAACCAAGATCACGTTCAAACCAGACGGAGAGATTTTTGAAACAACAGAATTCAGCTATGACGTCCTTTCACAGAGATTGAGAGAGATGGCATTTCTTAACAGCGGGCTTAAGATTTCCATACAGGATGAAAGCACAGACAAAAAACAGGAGTTTCTTTATAAAGGCGGGATTGTTTCTTTTGTTGAGCATCTTAATAAAAACAAAGCGCCGCTTCATCCAAAGCCTGTATACATATCAGGAGAAAAAGACGGAATCACAGCAGAGATCGCGCTTCAGTATAATGACGGTTATGCAGAGAGCATCTTCACCTTTGCAAACAATATAAACACAAAAGAAGGCGGAACGCACCTCATAGGATTCAAATCCGCACTGACAAGGACAGCAAACAGCTATTCTGCATCCTCAGGGCTTTTGAAGAACGGCAAAGAAGGGCTCTCAGGAGATGATATAAGAGAGGGGCTCACAGCGGTTATAAGCGTTAAGCTTCCCAATCCCCAGTTTGAAGGCCAGACAAAGATGAAGCTCGGAAACAGCGAGGTAAAAGGGATAGTTGAGTCAATAGTCAATGATACGCTCGGCGCCTATTTTGAGGAAAACCCCTCTGTTGCCAAGAAGATTATAGAAAAGGCTGTGCAGGCGGCAAGGGCAAGAGAGGCTGCAAGAAAGGCACGGGAACTTGCAAGGAGAAAAGGGATTCTTGACGACACAGGACTGCCAGGCAAACTTGCGGACTGCTCTGAAAAAGACCCGGCATTATCCGAGATATTCATTGTTGAGGGCGACTCTGCAGGCGGCTCTGCCAAGCAGGGACGCGACAGGCGCGCCCAGGCAATATTGCCTCTCAGAGGAAAGATACTGAATGTTGAAAAGGCGCGGTTTGACAAGATGATTGCCTCAGAGGAAATAAAAATTCTCATAACAGCGCTTGGAACAAGCATCGATACAGAATTTGACATATCAAAAATCCGCTATCACAAGGTAATCCTGATGACAGACGCTGACGTTGACGGCGCACATATAAGGACGCTCCTGCTTACGTTTTTTTACAGGCAGATGCCTCAGGTTATAGAAAACGGCTATCTTTACATTGCACAGCCGCCCCTGTTTAAGGTCAAGAAAGGAAGGACAGAAAAATACGTCCAGAACGAGGCAGAGATGCAGAATATGCTCTTTGAGCTTGCGGCAGACGACCTTGCGATTCCGATAAAAGGGCAGACTGTAAAAGGAAAGGCGCTGATTCCGCATCTAAAGAGGCTTTCCAAGTTTGAACGGCTCATGGAATGGTTCAGCAGAAGGAGAAAGGACGCAGATGTTTTAAAGATTATCTTAAATGCGGGGATAAATAAAGAGCTGCTGAAAAATCAAAATGCGCTTGAGAAACTTATAAAAGCAATAGAGAAAGCGCTGCCTGACATTTCAATAGGCGAGATTAATTCTGATGAAGAACATCAGGCATACAGCGTTGAGATAAAAAGGCAGAACAAAAAAGTCCTGATAGACATGAACTTCCTGATGTCTCCTGAATTCAAAGAGCTTGAAAACAGCTACAGCATTGTAAAGGACCTTGGGGAGCTGCCGTATAAGGCAGAGACAAAAGAAGGGATAAAAGAACTCGGCTCAAGTTCTGAGCTTCAGGACTATGTGCTCATCGTTGCCAAAAAAGGGCTCACGATTCAGAGGTACAAAGGACTTGGAGAGATGAATCCGACACAGCTCTGGGAAACGACAATGGACGCCGAGAAAAGGACGCTCCTTCAGGTGAAGATAGAAGACACAGTGCAGTCAGACGAGATATTCACAATTCTCATGGGCGATCAGGTTGAGCCGAGAAAGGATTTTATTACCAAGCACGCCTTAGAGGCAAGGAATATAGATATATAA
- a CDS encoding DNA polymerase III subunit beta, with protein sequence MKLSVSKEELQEKLSNIQNIVEKRNTMPVLSHFLLDAGKKKAHIVATDLETAIKEPLQVKVEQEGKLCIPARKMFEIVKEVDGDITMETEDGQWLKVNAGRSKFKLACLSADEFPAWPGMENIEEMQIDTKNLIEMIEKSLYAAGESDTRYTLNGLLFHAKKGSSEMTVVGTDGHRLSSITGKINTPLKEEKKVIIPRKAAAEIKRFLDRDTENLTVIIGKSHVMFKIEEVEFLTRLIEGTYPNYEQVIPSGNEKKVIISKDEFIKALRRVSVMSREKSNAIKADIEDGILSLSASNPDLGEAKDEVKIEYKGEALSLGFNARYLIDALNAMSGEKVVFELQDPLSPTLLKEEKDDNYKCVIMPMRV encoded by the coding sequence ATGAAACTGAGCGTTTCAAAAGAGGAACTGCAGGAAAAGCTTTCAAACATCCAGAATATTGTAGAAAAAAGGAATACAATGCCTGTGCTGAGCCATTTCCTTTTAGATGCCGGCAAAAAGAAGGCGCATATTGTCGCCACTGACCTTGAGACGGCAATAAAAGAACCGCTTCAGGTTAAAGTAGAACAAGAAGGGAAGCTCTGCATCCCTGCGAGGAAAATGTTCGAGATAGTTAAAGAGGTGGACGGAGACATCACAATGGAGACCGAAGACGGACAGTGGCTCAAAGTAAACGCAGGCCGCAGCAAATTCAAGCTTGCCTGCCTCTCAGCAGACGAATTCCCCGCCTGGCCCGGAATGGAAAATATAGAAGAAATGCAGATTGATACAAAAAACCTTATAGAGATGATAGAAAAGAGCCTTTATGCCGCAGGAGAGAGCGATACAAGATATACGCTGAACGGCCTGCTCTTTCATGCAAAAAAAGGGAGCAGCGAAATGACCGTTGTCGGAACGGACGGCCATAGGCTGTCAAGCATAACCGGCAAGATAAACACGCCGTTAAAGGAAGAGAAAAAAGTGATTATCCCGCGTAAGGCAGCAGCAGAAATCAAAAGGTTTCTTGACAGGGACACGGAGAACCTCACAGTTATCATAGGCAAAAGCCATGTAATGTTTAAGATAGAGGAAGTGGAGTTTTTAACAAGGCTTATAGAAGGCACATACCCTAACTATGAACAGGTGATACCGTCAGGCAATGAAAAGAAAGTCATAATAAGCAAAGATGAATTTATAAAAGCGTTGAGAAGGGTCTCTGTAATGAGCAGGGAAAAGAGCAATGCGATTAAGGCGGATATTGAAGACGGAATACTATCGCTCTCTGCCTCAAATCCTGACCTCGGCGAGGCAAAAGACGAAGTGAAGATTGAATATAAAGGAGAAGCGCTTTCTCTTGGATTTAATGCAAGGTATCTGATAGACGCTTTGAATGCCATGAGTGGAGAAAAAGTTGTCTTTGAACTTCAGGATCCGTTAAGCCCTACGCTCTTAAAAGAAGAAAAGGATGATAATTATAAATGTGTGATAATGCCGATGAGGGTGTAA
- the dnaA gene encoding chromosomal replication initiator protein DnaA has translation MILEDIWEKSLSKIEEKIGISIFELWIKPIKPVQLKEQQLTLEVPNRFFKEWIEDYYPTLITEILEGLLGHAVTLKYRVAEKQAAEIKRIEARLENRKTRLASRGIYLNPKYTFENFISGQSNQFAHAAAKAVAETQGKVYNPLFIYGGVGLGKTHLLSAIGNSVIDSKQDYNVLYVSSEQFTNEVVSAVRHGKTEELKKKYRNVDLLLIDDIQFVENKMATQEELFYTINTLYEKQKQIVISSDRPPKEIKTITDRLRSRFSMGLIADIQPPEYETRVAIIHKKSDMERLGLKEDVINFIAAKVKTNIRELEGCLIRLGAQAALTGSPIDVEMAKKVLKDFIQDEEKPITSEQILKTVCEYFGLKIQDIKARKRTKEIAQPRQIAMYLSRQLTDGSLNDIGKSMGGKDHATVIYACKQVEDKRAKDENFNRMVETLLRKIKP, from the coding sequence ATGATTTTAGAAGATATTTGGGAAAAAAGCCTTTCAAAGATAGAAGAAAAAATAGGGATCAGCATATTTGAATTGTGGATAAAGCCCATAAAGCCTGTCCAGCTCAAAGAGCAGCAGCTCACATTAGAGGTGCCAAACAGGTTCTTTAAAGAATGGATAGAGGATTACTATCCAACCTTAATAACCGAAATACTGGAAGGCCTGTTAGGCCACGCTGTAACTTTAAAATACAGGGTTGCCGAGAAACAGGCAGCAGAGATAAAGAGAATAGAAGCCCGGCTTGAAAACAGAAAAACAAGGCTTGCAAGCAGAGGAATATACCTCAACCCAAAATATACCTTTGAAAATTTTATAAGCGGACAGAGCAACCAGTTTGCCCATGCAGCGGCAAAGGCAGTGGCGGAAACACAGGGAAAAGTTTACAATCCGTTATTTATTTACGGAGGCGTGGGCCTTGGAAAAACTCATCTGCTCAGCGCAATCGGGAACAGCGTAATAGACAGCAAGCAGGACTACAATGTGCTTTATGTGTCATCAGAGCAGTTTACAAACGAGGTAGTATCGGCAGTGCGGCACGGAAAAACAGAGGAGCTGAAAAAGAAATACAGGAATGTGGACCTGCTTCTGATAGACGACATCCAGTTTGTAGAAAATAAAATGGCAACACAGGAGGAGTTGTTTTATACTATCAACACGCTTTACGAGAAACAGAAACAGATAGTCATTTCCAGCGACAGGCCGCCGAAGGAGATCAAGACTATAACGGACAGGCTCAGGTCCCGCTTCAGTATGGGACTCATCGCTGATATACAACCGCCGGAATACGAGACCCGGGTAGCGATAATACATAAAAAATCAGACATGGAAAGGCTAGGGCTGAAAGAGGATGTTATTAATTTCATTGCGGCAAAAGTAAAGACAAATATAAGGGAGCTGGAAGGCTGTCTTATCAGGCTTGGCGCACAGGCAGCTCTTACGGGAAGCCCGATAGATGTGGAGATGGCAAAGAAGGTCCTGAAGGATTTTATCCAGGATGAAGAAAAACCTATAACCTCAGAGCAGATACTGAAAACAGTCTGCGAATATTTCGGCTTAAAAATTCAGGACATAAAAGCGCGGAAGAGGACAAAGGAGATAGCACAGCCCCGGCAGATAGCGATGTACCTGAGCAGACAGCTCACGGACGGCTCGCTGAACGATATCGGCAAGAGCATGGGAGGCAAAGACCATGCAACGGTCATATACGCCTGCAAACAGGTAGAAGACAAAAGGGCTAAAGACGAGAACTTTAACAGGATGGTAGAAACCCTGTTGCGAAAAATAAAACCTTAA